ATAAGAATTTTACTTGATATacgttatatgtatatatggcatgaaaatgatgaaataTAGATTATATCTTGACAGGTTTCAGCAGCGAGAGTGTTACAAGAGACGTGCAACTACATAAGGAATCTGCACAGAGAGGTTGATGATCTAAGTGAGAGGCTATCTGAGTTACTTGCAAATACAGACACTGCTCAAGCTGCTTTAATCAGAAGCTTACTTACCCTATAattcatatcttcttcttcttcttcttttctactaataataataataataataataatagtatgtGGATTTGTTTTTCTATAGATGATATGAC
This Brassica napus cultivar Da-Ae chromosome C6, Da-Ae, whole genome shotgun sequence DNA region includes the following protein-coding sequences:
- the LOC106386447 gene encoding transcription factor PRE3, translated to MSGRRSRSRQVSGTSRISEEQINDLIIKLQQLLPELRDSRRSDKVSAARVLQETCNYIRNLHREVDDLSERLSELLANTDTAQAALIRSLLTL